The following are encoded together in the Raineyella sp. LH-20 genome:
- a CDS encoding DUF1707 domain-containing protein, translating to MTERDAMRVGDAERDQVVDLLQHAVGDGRLTMPEGRERLEQALTARTYGDLDKLVADLTPVLPSMADDVTALHPFNRPLDQVALPGESALPGWRPEDPLIISAPFDDDRRVGEWSLPPYIRVSTGLGDATLVCLEAKAETRVIQIEVSGGAGDIRLILPAGWAVRADRVSRGLGGVHIKVPDRPAPGAPLLELTGSVTLGGLVARPANVIDRWLLRRRQRRRLRALEA from the coding sequence GTGACTGAACGTGACGCGATGCGCGTCGGCGACGCCGAGCGTGACCAGGTCGTCGACCTGCTCCAGCATGCGGTGGGCGACGGCCGGCTGACGATGCCGGAGGGGCGGGAGCGGCTGGAGCAGGCGCTCACTGCCCGGACGTACGGGGACCTGGACAAGTTGGTGGCCGATCTGACGCCCGTGCTCCCGTCGATGGCCGACGACGTCACCGCCCTGCATCCCTTCAACCGACCGCTGGACCAGGTCGCCCTGCCGGGGGAGTCCGCCCTGCCCGGCTGGCGCCCCGAGGACCCGCTGATCATCTCGGCGCCCTTCGACGACGACCGCCGGGTGGGGGAGTGGTCACTGCCGCCGTACATCAGGGTGTCGACCGGCCTGGGCGACGCGACCCTGGTCTGTCTGGAGGCGAAGGCGGAGACCCGGGTGATCCAGATCGAGGTCTCCGGTGGCGCGGGTGACATCCGGTTGATCCTCCCCGCAGGGTGGGCGGTCCGGGCGGACAGGGTCTCCAGGGGCCTCGGCGGGGTCCACATCAAGGTGCCCGACCGGCCGGCCCCCGGCGCACCACTGCTGGAACTGACCGGCAGTGTCACCCTCGGCGGGTTGGTCGCCCGGCCGGCGAACGTCATCGACCGGTGGCTGCTAAGGCGTCGCCAGCGTCGACGTCTGCGGGCCCTGGAGGCCTGA
- a CDS encoding CPBP family intramembrane glutamic endopeptidase — MARTPVPAGRGRFETFVGGYEDPQPGVAYPGVLRRPGTEGWRTVIGVVAGFVFYLSVMSALPGLVIGVAWLVAGRGQAYQQFARDAAAYLNPAGMLAMNLAIGCLIPVSWLMVAGIHRTAPRWLASVGPRIRWRYLAVCAIVAVVVLNAMQVVTWLIDGTAVHLVPQQGFWGFLVVILTTTWVQATGEEYFFRGYLMQALGSLTRTPWFGVITSALIFAVMHGSQNVPLFLNRLAFGLVAALLVWLTGGLEAGIAGHVVNNVFAYVWAGLTVGIAASRTVTETSWLGSLIGVGGYAVYALAAWGIARAMRIGTTTTVPAAVPGRA, encoded by the coding sequence GTGGCGCGCACTCCGGTGCCGGCGGGCCGCGGACGCTTCGAGACGTTCGTCGGGGGGTACGAGGACCCGCAGCCCGGAGTGGCGTACCCGGGGGTGTTGCGCCGCCCGGGCACGGAGGGCTGGCGGACCGTGATCGGCGTGGTCGCCGGATTCGTGTTCTATCTCAGCGTGATGTCGGCACTGCCCGGCCTCGTGATCGGCGTCGCCTGGCTGGTGGCCGGACGGGGACAGGCCTATCAGCAGTTCGCCCGGGACGCGGCCGCCTACCTCAATCCCGCCGGCATGCTGGCGATGAACCTCGCCATCGGCTGCCTGATCCCGGTGTCCTGGCTGATGGTGGCGGGCATCCACCGGACCGCGCCGCGCTGGCTGGCGTCCGTCGGGCCGCGGATCCGCTGGCGCTACCTGGCGGTCTGCGCGATCGTCGCCGTGGTGGTGCTCAATGCCATGCAGGTCGTCACCTGGCTGATCGACGGCACCGCCGTGCATTTGGTGCCGCAGCAGGGCTTCTGGGGATTCCTGGTGGTGATCCTGACCACGACCTGGGTGCAGGCGACGGGGGAGGAGTACTTCTTCCGTGGCTATCTGATGCAGGCCCTCGGATCTCTCACCCGTACCCCCTGGTTCGGCGTGATCACCTCGGCGCTGATCTTCGCCGTGATGCACGGTTCGCAGAACGTGCCGCTCTTCCTCAACCGACTGGCGTTCGGGCTGGTCGCCGCACTGCTCGTGTGGCTGACCGGGGGATTGGAGGCCGGTATCGCCGGCCACGTGGTCAACAACGTCTTCGCGTACGTCTGGGCCGGCCTGACGGTCGGGATCGCCGCCTCGCGTACGGTCACCGAGACCAGTTGGCTCGGGTCCCTGATCGGGGTGGGCGGCTACGCGGTCTACGCGTTGGCCGCCTGGGGGATCGCGCGGGCCATGCGGATCGGCACCACCACGACCGTCCCGGCGGCCGTCCCGGGGCGGGCCTGA
- a CDS encoding fumarylacetoacetate hydrolase family protein, with protein sequence MRIARYSTAGQDPEFGVVELAEDGGAHPDSVSTLTGDPLAGPVQYTGARHRLSDVRLLAPVIPRSKIVGVGRNFAAHAAELGNEVPATPLCFYKPNTAVIGPDEIIVPPAASSFISYEGELAVVIGRICKDVPVDRAEEVIFGYTVANDITLRDLQEPDKQWSRAKGFDTSCPLGPWIATHLTLAEASDLMITTTVAGEQRQHGSTALMIRPIAELIAYITSFTTLLPGDVILTGTPAGVGRLEPGQEVAVTIDGIGTLTNTLVPTSVTDTISTSGDNAK encoded by the coding sequence ATGCGAATTGCACGCTACTCGACCGCCGGCCAGGACCCAGAGTTCGGCGTGGTCGAACTGGCCGAGGACGGCGGTGCACATCCCGACAGTGTGAGCACGCTCACCGGGGATCCGCTGGCTGGTCCGGTCCAGTACACCGGCGCGCGACACCGGCTGAGCGACGTACGCCTCCTCGCTCCGGTCATCCCACGGTCGAAGATCGTCGGCGTCGGGCGCAACTTCGCCGCCCACGCGGCCGAGTTGGGCAACGAGGTGCCCGCCACGCCGCTGTGCTTCTACAAGCCCAACACGGCGGTGATCGGTCCCGACGAGATCATCGTGCCGCCCGCGGCGTCGTCCTTCATCAGCTACGAGGGCGAGCTCGCGGTGGTGATCGGACGGATCTGCAAGGACGTCCCGGTGGACCGCGCCGAGGAGGTCATCTTCGGCTACACCGTCGCCAACGACATCACCCTGCGCGACCTGCAGGAACCCGACAAGCAGTGGTCGCGGGCCAAGGGCTTCGACACCTCCTGCCCGCTCGGGCCGTGGATCGCGACCCACCTCACCCTGGCCGAGGCATCCGACCTGATGATCACCACGACCGTCGCGGGGGAGCAGCGCCAGCACGGCTCGACGGCGCTGATGATCCGGCCGATCGCCGAGCTGATCGCCTACATCACCAGCTTCACCACCCTGCTTCCGGGCGACGTCATCCTCACCGGCACCCCGGCGGGCGTCGGCCGGCTCGAACCGGGCCAGGAGGTAGCTGTCACCATCGATGGCATCGGCACCCTGACCAACACCCTCGTCCCCACATCCGTGACGGACACCATCTCGACCAGCGGAGACAACGCGAAGTGA
- the gltX gene encoding glutamate--tRNA ligase codes for MGDIAPEDVRVRFPPSPTGNLHVGNVRSALFNYAFARHYGGTLVLRIEDTDLARSTQESYDNVIDSLNWLGITWDEGPDIGGPYAPYRQSERTEIYRDVIEKLVASGAAYPCYCTREELEEREKLRGGDTIGYDGHCRDLSADQVAAYEAEGRTHVLRMRMPEGEIAFDDLVRGHVVFDTRNVPDYAIVRSNGEPLYTLVNPVDDALMRITHVLRGEDLLSSTPRQIVLYRALAEIGVGSGITPRFGHLPIVMGEGNKRLSKRDKGSGLEEYRERGFLPEGLMNYLALLGWSISDDRDVFSMTEMAEAFDIRRVNANAARFDHKKCEAINAAHIRLLSAEDLATQITPFLQAAQYVATPVTADEQRLLVGAAPLIQERLTSLSEAVDKLAFLFTPDQELEIEAGAALKAEEGQVLRASRDALAEIDWDHAAIEATLRGALVDGMGLKPRKAFGPVRTAVTGSKVSPPLFESMELLGRASCLVRIDRALATIPRG; via the coding sequence CTGGGCGACATCGCCCCGGAAGACGTCCGGGTGCGCTTCCCACCGTCGCCGACCGGCAACCTGCACGTCGGCAACGTACGCTCCGCACTCTTCAACTACGCGTTCGCCCGTCATTACGGGGGCACCCTGGTGCTGCGGATCGAGGACACCGACCTGGCCCGGTCCACCCAGGAGTCGTACGACAACGTCATCGACTCGCTGAACTGGCTCGGCATCACCTGGGACGAGGGCCCCGACATCGGTGGCCCGTACGCCCCCTACCGCCAGTCGGAGCGCACCGAGATCTACCGCGACGTGATCGAGAAGCTGGTGGCATCCGGCGCCGCCTACCCGTGCTACTGCACCCGCGAGGAGCTGGAGGAGCGCGAGAAGCTGCGCGGCGGCGACACCATCGGCTACGACGGCCACTGCCGCGACCTCAGCGCGGATCAGGTCGCGGCGTACGAGGCCGAGGGACGTACGCACGTGTTGCGGATGCGGATGCCCGAAGGGGAGATCGCGTTCGACGACCTGGTGCGCGGCCACGTGGTCTTCGACACCCGCAACGTGCCGGACTACGCCATCGTCCGCTCCAACGGCGAGCCGCTCTACACCCTGGTCAATCCGGTCGACGACGCGTTGATGCGGATCACCCACGTGCTGCGCGGTGAGGACCTGCTCTCCTCGACCCCGCGCCAGATCGTCCTCTACCGGGCGCTGGCCGAGATCGGCGTCGGCTCCGGGATCACCCCCCGTTTCGGACACCTGCCGATCGTCATGGGCGAGGGCAACAAGCGGCTCTCCAAGCGTGACAAGGGATCGGGCCTGGAGGAGTATCGCGAGCGTGGATTCCTCCCCGAGGGGCTGATGAACTACCTCGCCCTGCTCGGCTGGTCGATCAGCGACGACCGGGACGTGTTCAGCATGACGGAGATGGCCGAGGCCTTCGACATCCGTCGGGTGAACGCGAACGCCGCACGCTTCGACCACAAGAAGTGCGAGGCGATCAACGCCGCCCACATCCGGCTGCTCAGTGCCGAGGACCTGGCGACGCAGATCACCCCGTTCCTCCAGGCTGCGCAGTACGTGGCGACCCCGGTGACCGCGGACGAGCAGCGGCTGCTGGTCGGTGCCGCCCCGCTGATCCAGGAGCGACTCACCAGTCTGTCCGAGGCCGTCGACAAGCTCGCCTTCCTCTTCACCCCGGACCAGGAGCTGGAGATCGAGGCCGGCGCGGCGCTCAAGGCCGAAGAGGGGCAGGTGCTGCGCGCCTCCCGCGACGCCCTCGCCGAGATCGACTGGGACCACGCCGCGATCGAGGCGACCCTGCGGGGCGCCCTCGTCGACGGGATGGGTCTCAAGCCGCGCAAGGCGTTCGGCCCGGTGCGGACCGCCGTGACCGGCAGCAAGGTCTCCCCGCCGCTGTTCGAGTCGATGGAGCTGCTGGGCCGCGCGTCGTGCCTGGTGCGCATCGACCGGGCGCTGGCGACGATCCCGAGGGGCTGA
- a CDS encoding potassium transporter Kup, producing MAGLALAALGVVFGDIGTSPLYAMQTVFATHHNGVKPTPEDVYGVISMVLWTLTIIVSFKYISLVMRADNEGEGGILSLTALLRDKVTSGRRIAIVTGLGMTGAALFFGDSVITPAISVMSAVEGLTVVNPGLEQWVAPAAVVILSGLFLVQKLGTAAVGGFFGPIMTLWFLTVAALGIPHIISHPQILGAVSPHYALGFVLAHPLIAFIAMGAVVLTITGAEALYADMGHFGKGPIRLAWFVLVFPCLALNYFGQGAMILEDPTTITNPFFNLAPDWATLPLVVLATSATVIASQAVISGAFSVARQSVRLGLFPRLLVRHTSKFAGGQIYLPAVNWILFLGVLTLIVIFRSSTNLASAYGLAVTGTLMLESLLFLSLAHMVWKEATWKIVVYIVVVIGVELAFFGANLAKVVSGGWLPLLIATLVLAVMTTWRKGYALVTAHRRELEGPLDEFVEALRDSDIPRVPGVAVYPHPNRETTPLALRSNVYFNHVVHEHVILIEIVNENVPHIRHVDRVQVNDLGFEDDGIVHISVHVGFSDSQDIPKGLALAVGRTPELDIRPGDAHYFLSVLTLQPTGRSRMSTLRKRVFVLLANNAASRADVFHLPPDRTAVMGAEMEI from the coding sequence ATGGCGGGACTCGCCCTCGCCGCCCTGGGGGTCGTCTTCGGCGACATCGGCACCAGCCCGCTGTACGCGATGCAGACCGTCTTCGCGACCCATCACAACGGCGTGAAGCCCACCCCTGAGGACGTCTACGGGGTCATCTCGATGGTGCTGTGGACGCTCACCATCATCGTGTCGTTCAAGTACATCTCGCTCGTCATGCGGGCCGACAACGAGGGCGAGGGTGGCATCCTGTCGCTCACCGCACTGCTGCGGGACAAGGTGACCTCCGGGCGCCGGATCGCGATCGTCACCGGCCTCGGGATGACCGGTGCGGCGTTGTTCTTCGGTGACTCGGTGATCACCCCGGCGATCTCGGTGATGTCGGCGGTCGAGGGCCTCACGGTGGTCAACCCCGGCCTGGAACAGTGGGTGGCCCCGGCCGCGGTGGTCATCCTCTCTGGCCTGTTCCTGGTCCAGAAGCTCGGCACCGCCGCCGTCGGCGGGTTCTTCGGCCCGATCATGACGCTGTGGTTCCTCACCGTGGCGGCACTCGGCATCCCGCACATCATCAGCCACCCGCAGATCCTCGGAGCGGTCTCCCCGCACTACGCCCTCGGCTTCGTCCTCGCTCATCCGCTGATCGCCTTCATCGCGATGGGCGCGGTGGTCCTCACCATCACCGGTGCCGAGGCGCTGTACGCCGACATGGGTCACTTCGGCAAGGGTCCGATCCGGCTGGCCTGGTTCGTGCTGGTCTTCCCCTGTCTCGCCCTCAACTACTTCGGTCAGGGGGCGATGATCCTGGAGGATCCCACCACGATCACCAATCCCTTCTTCAACCTCGCCCCCGACTGGGCCACCCTGCCGCTGGTCGTGCTGGCCACCTCGGCGACCGTGATCGCCTCCCAGGCGGTCATCTCGGGCGCGTTCTCGGTGGCCCGCCAGTCCGTACGCCTCGGCCTGTTCCCCCGCCTGCTGGTGCGCCACACCTCCAAGTTCGCCGGCGGCCAGATCTACCTGCCGGCGGTGAACTGGATCCTCTTCCTCGGCGTGCTCACCCTGATCGTCATTTTCCGCAGCTCGACCAACCTCGCCTCTGCGTACGGTCTGGCCGTGACCGGCACCCTGATGCTGGAGAGTCTGCTCTTCCTCTCCCTGGCCCACATGGTCTGGAAGGAGGCGACCTGGAAGATCGTCGTCTACATCGTCGTGGTGATCGGTGTCGAGCTGGCCTTCTTCGGCGCCAACCTGGCCAAGGTGGTCAGTGGCGGCTGGCTGCCACTGCTGATCGCCACCTTGGTCCTGGCGGTGATGACCACTTGGCGCAAGGGGTATGCACTGGTGACCGCTCATCGCCGGGAGCTGGAGGGCCCGCTGGACGAGTTCGTCGAGGCCCTGCGGGACAGCGACATCCCTCGGGTCCCGGGTGTGGCGGTCTATCCGCACCCCAATCGTGAGACGACTCCGTTGGCGCTGCGGTCGAACGTGTACTTCAACCACGTCGTGCACGAGCACGTCATCCTGATCGAGATCGTCAACGAGAACGTCCCGCATATCCGCCATGTGGACCGGGTGCAGGTCAACGACCTCGGATTCGAGGACGACGGCATCGTCCACATCAGTGTCCACGTGGGCTTCAGCGATTCCCAGGACATCCCGAAGGGGCTCGCGCTGGCGGTCGGTCGCACCCCGGAACTGGACATCCGCCCCGGGGACGCGCACTATTTCCTCTCGGTGCTGACGTTGCAGCCGACCGGACGCTCACGGATGTCCACGTTGCGCAAGCGGGTCTTCGTCCTGCTGGCCAACAATGCGGCGTCGCGCGCCGATGTGTTCCATCTGCCGCCGGACCGTACGGCGGTGATGGGTGCCGAGATGGAGATCTGA
- a CDS encoding thymidine phosphorylase, with the protein MSRPFDPQRFAVVDLIRRKRDGGSWSADEARWIIEAYTAGFVADEQMSALAMAVFFRGMSAEELDPWTRAMIDSGVRLDYSGLGRPTVDKHSTGGVGDKITLILTPLVAACGVAVPQLSGRGLGHTGGTLDKLESILGWRGDLSADEVRRQLVEVGGAIVAAGPELAPADRKLYALRDVTGTVESIPLIASSIMSKKIAEGTGALVLDVKVGSGAFMKDTVDARELARTMVRIGTGAGVRTVALLSDMSTPLGWTAGNALEVAEAVEVLAGGGPADVVDLTLALAREMLATVGIDADPAEALASGRAMDRWRRIIRAQGGDPEAPLPTALETEVVTAPADGIVERLDAMAVGLAAWHLGAGRVRKEDDVQAAAGVELHAKPGDVVRAGQPLLTLHTDTPERFAAARGALEGGIGIAPPGTTVVTTPLILGRVA; encoded by the coding sequence ATGAGCCGACCCTTCGACCCGCAGCGGTTCGCCGTCGTCGACCTGATCCGCCGCAAGCGGGACGGTGGCAGCTGGTCCGCCGACGAGGCCCGCTGGATCATCGAGGCCTACACCGCCGGGTTCGTCGCCGACGAGCAGATGTCTGCCCTCGCCATGGCGGTGTTCTTCCGCGGCATGTCCGCCGAGGAACTCGACCCGTGGACGCGGGCGATGATCGACAGCGGCGTACGACTCGACTACTCCGGTCTCGGCCGCCCGACCGTCGACAAGCACTCCACTGGTGGTGTCGGCGACAAGATCACCCTCATCCTCACCCCGCTGGTCGCGGCCTGCGGGGTGGCCGTCCCCCAGCTGTCCGGGCGCGGACTCGGCCACACCGGCGGCACGCTCGACAAGCTCGAGTCGATCCTCGGCTGGCGTGGGGACCTGAGTGCCGATGAGGTCCGGCGCCAGCTCGTCGAGGTGGGTGGGGCGATCGTCGCCGCCGGCCCCGAGCTGGCCCCCGCCGACCGCAAGCTCTACGCGCTGCGCGACGTCACCGGCACCGTCGAGTCGATCCCGCTGATCGCCTCCTCGATCATGTCCAAGAAGATCGCCGAAGGCACCGGGGCCCTGGTGCTGGACGTCAAGGTCGGCTCCGGGGCCTTCATGAAGGACACCGTCGACGCCCGCGAGCTGGCCCGCACCATGGTGCGGATCGGGACCGGCGCCGGCGTGCGGACCGTCGCGCTGCTGTCCGACATGTCGACCCCGTTGGGATGGACCGCCGGCAACGCGCTGGAGGTGGCCGAAGCCGTGGAGGTGCTGGCCGGCGGGGGGCCGGCCGACGTGGTCGACCTGACGCTCGCCCTGGCCCGCGAGATGCTCGCCACGGTGGGCATCGACGCGGACCCGGCCGAGGCGCTCGCCTCCGGGCGGGCGATGGATCGATGGCGCCGGATCATCCGCGCTCAGGGCGGCGACCCGGAAGCCCCGCTGCCCACCGCACTGGAGACCGAAGTGGTCACCGCCCCCGCCGACGGGATCGTCGAGCGCCTCGACGCGATGGCGGTGGGCCTGGCGGCGTGGCACCTCGGCGCAGGACGCGTACGCAAGGAGGACGACGTGCAGGCGGCCGCTGGTGTCGAGTTGCACGCGAAGCCGGGCGACGTGGTCCGGGCCGGGCAACCTCTGCTCACCTTGCACACCGACACGCCGGAACGGTTCGCGGCAGCGCGCGGCGCGCTGGAGGGTGGCATTGGGATCGCACCGCCCGGCACCACCGTGGTCACCACCCCGCTGATCCTCGGTCGGGTGGCCTGA